One genomic region from Natrinema caseinilyticum encodes:
- a CDS encoding DNA polymerase V family protein encodes MPSTSPNRRNRRETAGKKGGDEEGHEDDSEAADGAIELGGEVASDDGEEASADDADD; translated from the coding sequence ATGCCGTCGACGAGTCCGAACCGACGGAACCGACGGGAGACGGCGGGAAAAAAAGGGGGTGACGAGGAGGGTCACGAAGACGACTCCGAAGCGGCCGACGGGGCGATCGAACTCGGCGGCGAAGTTGCGAGCGACGACGGGGAGGAGGCGTCCGCCGACGACGCCGACGACTGA